From Agrobacterium vitis:
GGAAACAGTCGTCGTCGCCAAGAGCGTTGAAAAACGGGAGGCCGTCCGCCGCAAGATCGAAGCGGTGCTCAATGAGCATTTTTCGGATCTCGTCACCCGCGTTTCGCCTCTTGAACTCGGTCCTCCCGTTGGATGGCCGTTGAAGTTCCGGGTTTCGGGGCCGGATTATCAGCAGGTTCGTGCCCTGTCGACAAAAGTGGCTGCGATCATCGGTCAAAATCCAGATACCCGCGACGTCAATCTCACAGCCGGCGAACCGCAGAAAAGCGTGACGATCAAGGTCAACCAGATCGAAGCGCGTACCCTAGGCATGAGTTCGGAATCCATCGCCAGCGAGATCGCCTCGGTCTTTTCCGGATCAAAGGTCACAACGGTTCGCGACAAGGACAAACTCGTTGATGTCATGGTCAAGGGCGTTGAAGCCGACCGTAACTCGGTCTCGACCATCGGCAATCTCGAACTGCGCACCGGCGATGGAAACTATGTGCCGCTTCGGCAAGTCGCTTCGGTCGCTTACGGGGTGGAAGACCCGATCATCTGGCGCCAGCAAGGAAAGCCGATGATCATCGTTCAGGCCGACGTTCAAAAGAATGCGTTGGCCGCCACGGTCGCCGAGCAAGCAGATGCCCAGCTCAATGCTCTACGCGCGGAGCTTCCCATGGGTTACTCTATCATTGCAGGCGGCATCACGGAGGAATCCGAGAAAGGCAATTCGTCAATCTACGCCGTTATTCCTGTGATGCTGTTTGCCATTGCAGTTCTGTTGATGGTCCAGATGCAGAGCTTTTCCAGGATGGCCTTGGCCCTGTTCATGGCGCCATTCGGCCTCATCGGCGTGGTCGCAGCTATGTGGCCGACCGGTACGCCCATGGGTTTCGTCGCGCAACTTGGTGTCATCGCCTTGTGCGGGATGATCATTCGCAATGCCGTCATCCTTATTCAGGAGATCGATCAGAACGTCGCGCTTGGACAATCGCCAAAAGACGCCGTCATCGCTGCCTCGATCCATCGCGCCCGTCCGATCGTTCTGACCGCCTGTGCCGCAATTCTCGGCATGATCCCGATTGCCGCCGAGATTTTCTGGGGCCCCATGGCCTTTGCCATCATTGGCGGGCTTGCCGTGGCAACCATGCTGACCCTGACGCTACTGCCTTGTGCGATGTCGTTGCTACTGGCTGCTGAACAAAAATCGCGCTCGAAAAGTGATCCGGATGGCAAGGCGGAGGCTCAACCGTGAAGACGATCGTTCGACATCTGCCGGAACCGCAATTTCAAAAAACCATCCATTTCATGAAAGTCACGAAAATGCAGACGCATCTAGTCGATAGGAAAACTCCCAACTCGCCTGTTTTCCATGGTCAGTCGGCCAAGGGAAAGGCAGTGGGTCTCTTGCTTGTGCTGGCATTGGCTGGGTGTAGCTCCGTTCCGCTCACCCAGTCCGGTACGCTTTCCTCCTATAAAGGCTTGGGGCCCGTTGTAGGTCGGGTCAGCAAATCGCGCAGTTTTGCTGACACCCCGGCTATACTGGCGGCGCAAACGGTTTCCATTTCTCCCACACGGTTGTCGCCGCTTGCCTCTTCGAGGCTCCATGACGCCGGAAATGACAGGCTGGTCTCCAATGCTCTGGATCGCGCAATGTGTATCGATCTCAGTGACAAATACCGGGTCGTTGGTCCCGGAGAGGCAGCTGATCTTACCATTCACGCCGTGATAACCGACATAGTCCCGACCAGCAAAGCCGTGGCGGGCCTGTCGACCGCAGTCACATTGGGAACCTCCTTTGTTCTTCCCGTAGGTGTCCCGCGCCTGCCGATCGGACTGGGAGGCCTTGCTGTCGAGGCGGAGGCGGTTGACGCAAAAGGTGCTCAACGAGCGGCCATCGTCTGGTCCCGCGGTGCAAATTCCATCACCAACACTGCGCGTGTTTCAGAAGTCGGTGACGCCTATGGTCTTGCATCGTCATTTGCCAGCCAGTTCTCAGAGATACTGGTAAAAGGCCGACAATCCTCCGGTTTGGACCTTTCCTTGCCCTCGGGACAAAAATTGAAGTCGCAGCTGGGTGGAAAGCCTAAAAATGCGGCGTGTGAGGCGTTTGGGCGGGCGCCGGGTCTCCGGGGTGTTCTGGCCGGAGTCGTTGGCGCTCCGCCGTCCTGGACAGATCGCCCAACCAGGTGATGTCATGCCTTTGGGGAGATGAACCGGATCGGCGTTATCGTCGATTGCTTCGTCGCATAGACGGCGCCGCAAGCGCCGCCTACTGGCCCCGATAGTCGCGAGGAGCCACTCCG
This genomic window contains:
- a CDS encoding DUF3313 domain-containing protein, which produces MKTIVRHLPEPQFQKTIHFMKVTKMQTHLVDRKTPNSPVFHGQSAKGKAVGLLLVLALAGCSSVPLTQSGTLSSYKGLGPVVGRVSKSRSFADTPAILAAQTVSISPTRLSPLASSRLHDAGNDRLVSNALDRAMCIDLSDKYRVVGPGEAADLTIHAVITDIVPTSKAVAGLSTAVTLGTSFVLPVGVPRLPIGLGGLAVEAEAVDAKGAQRAAIVWSRGANSITNTARVSEVGDAYGLASSFASQFSEILVKGRQSSGLDLSLPSGQKLKSQLGGKPKNAACEAFGRAPGLRGVLAGVVGAPPSWTDRPTR